From Petrotoga mexicana DSM 14811:
TTTTGGATATAAAACCCTACGTACCAGAATTCACCACTAATGATGGGATAAAAATAGGGTGGCTTGAAAAAAATGTTCACAAACTGCAACAATCGAAAGACGACGGTAGATTCAGTTAAGGAAAGTTTTTTGAGTTATAATATCTGTATATAAGTATATCCTTATGGGTGGGGAGCGAAATATTATATGAGGAGCTTTTTATGAAAACTATATCTATTAATCTACCAGATTTTATTGATTTAAATGAAAAAGAAATTAAATTACTAATCGCTACAAAATTATATGAAGAAGGCAAGTTATCCTTAGGAGAAGCCGCACAATTATCAGAACTTTCCAAGAGAGCTTTTATTGAAATATTGGGTCGTTTCGATAACTCGCTATTTAATTACAACGATGAAGAATTAAGAAATGATGTAAAAAATGCCTAATTACATATCTGATACAAGTTGTCTAATTGTTTTAGTACGAGAAATAAGAGGTATAATTTGGAATGAATGTATTTATGTTTAAGATCTAAAGCGATTTTCAAAAACATATAATACATTTTAAATACTTCAATATACTATCGAGGGGGAAAATAATGAAAGACACCAACAGAACGGGGAATATTCACAAAGACGAAACCGCCGAATATCATGAACTCAACTTTCCAAAGATAATTTCAGTAAAACCAATAGACATACCAGTAATCAAGGTATCAAACCAAAACCCGGATTTTGTATTTGAACTAGAGGACAATTCACTATTACACTTAGAATTTCAAACGACGTGGAAGAAAGCAGACTTACTAAGATTTGCACAATACGATATAGCGTTATACCAAAAAGAAAGAAGAAAGATAAATACGGTGGTAATGTACTCAGGAAAATACGAAAGTGCAGAAAATGAATTGGACATGGGTTCTATTAAATACAAAGTACAACAAATATTCATGACAAAGTACGATGGAATAAAAAGGTACGAAGAAATAAAAGGAAAGATAGAAAAAGAAGAAGAACTAACGGATAAAGATCTAATGGATTTAGTATTCTTGCCCTTGATGAGAAACGAAAAAAGTGAAGAAGAAGTGACAAAAGATGTCTTTGAGTTAGCGATCAAGATACCAGATGAAAACAAAAGAGAAGCGGTAATAGGATCGTTATTAGGGTTCTCTGATAGTTATGTAAGAGATGAGTACATAAACGAACTGAAAGAGGTGATACCAATGACAAAGATCGGAACTTCATTATTTGAAGAAGGCGTTGAAGAAGGAGAAAAAGAATTGACAATTAAAATATTAAACAAAAGATTTGGTAGACGATTAACCGAAGAAATAAAAGATAGGATAAGAGAAGCAGACAAAAAGACAATAGATTATATAGGAGATAACTTGTTAGAGATAACCATAGAAGAGCTAAAAGAGTTATTGAAATAATGGTAGTAGACGAGCTCTATCTGATCTTTTAGCTGGATTACATGGCATAGCCTAAACCTCCTTCCTCATGGGCGGGGAGCGGGGCGAAGGGGCGCTATAAAATTCATTATACTTGATTTAGAAGAAATGGGGGTGTTAAGAATGGAAACATTAGAAGAAATATCAAAAAGGGAAAGAGAAGAAGCTAGATTGGAAGGTGAGAAAGAAGGAAGAATCATAGGAAGAATTGAAGGCGAAAAGATAGGTATTCAAATAGGAAAACTTCGAGAAAGAAAGGAATTTGTAATTAGAATATTAAGTAAAAGATTCAGTAACCGGTTGAACGAAGAGTTAAAAGACGAGATAAGAAAAGCGGGTGAAAAAACGATAAGCAACATAGAAAACAACTTATTAGAAATAACAATAAAAGAACTAGAAAAAATTAAGATCACAAATGTATTTGACACATTAGAAAAAATGATTAAAATGGGCAAAGAAAAGGCTAGATTAGAAGGTAAAATAGAAGGTTTTAAAAAAGGAAGAATCGAAGGCGAAGAAGAAGGCATTGAAAAAGCTAAACTTGAAGAAAGAAAAGAATGTGAAATTAGATTGCTAAGCAAACGATTCGGTAGAAGATTAACTAAAGAGTTAAAAGCTAAGATAAGAGAAGCAGATGAAAAGACGATAGATTACATAGGGGATAACTTGTTAGAGATAACCATAGAAGAACTAAAAGAAATATTGAAGTAGTTGTAGAAAGGAGGGAAAGGTGCAGTTCCATTTACGATAGCTAGGATGAAGACTCTGCACCTAATTCGATGAATAAAAAACCATATATAGTTGATACAACATTAAGAGATGGTCAACAATCTTTAATCGCAACGAGATTAAAGATGGAAGATTTTGAAGATCAATTGATAGACTTCGATCAGGTTGGATATTATGCTATGGAAGTATGGGGTGGAGCCACTTACGATTCATGTATAAGATATCTTAACGAAGATCCATGGGAAAGGCTAAAAACTATAAAAGAGAAATTAAAAAACACAAAAATTCAAATGCTTTTGAGAGGACAAAATTTAGTCGGATACAGAAATTACGCAGATGACGTAGTAGAATTATTTGTAAACAAAGTAGCAGATTACAACATGGATATTATAAGGGTTTTCGATGCTTTAAACGACATTCGTAACTTGGAAAAGTCCATAGAGGTTGCAAAAAAAAGAAATATTCACGTTCAAGGTGCTATATCTTATACCGTTAGTCCTGTTCATAATTTAGAATATTATTTAAATTATACAAAAGAATTAGTGGAAAGAGGCGTCGATTCAATTGTTATAAAAGATATGGCAGGGTTGTTAAAACCAAAGGATGCATATGATTTGGTAAAAGAAATCAAGAAGAAATTCAACATCCTTGTTGATATTCATTCTCATGCAACCACAGGTCTTGCCTCTATGGCTTATTTTGCCGGAGTGGAAGCTGGAGCAGACATTATAGATTTAGCGTTGAGTCCTTTTGCTAATGGGACCTCAGAACCAGCGCTCGAACCTTTTGTCTACACATATGACTTAGATCTAAATACAAAAATAATAATGAAATTAGTTGAACATTTTTGGAATGTAAGATCGAAATACAGTGAGTACGATGTCAAGATGGAATCAATAGATGCCAGAATATTAAATGCTCAAATCCCTGGAGGTATGCTTTCTAATTTAATTTCTCAATTGAAGTCCCAAAAGGCTGAAGATAAATTAAACGATGTTCTACAAGAAGTGCCTAGAGTTCGAAAAGATTTAGGGTATCCTCCTTTGGTAACTCCCACTAGTCAGATCGTTGGAGTCCAAGCTGTTTTAAACGTATTAACAGGTAAAAGATATTCGATGATAACCAACGAGGTAAAAAATTATTTGAAAGGTTTATATGGAAAATCTCCTGCCCCAGTAGACGAAGAATTATACAAATTAGCTTTGGGCAATGAGAAACCTATCGACCATAGACCAGCAGACGATTTAGAACCTGAGCTAGAAAAAGCAAAAAAGGAGATAGGTATATTAGCTCAAAGTGAAGAAGACTTATTAACCTATGTTTTATTCAAAGAAGTTGGTAAAAAATTCTTGAAAAATAAATATGTTCGTTCTCTTAACATCGACCTAAACCTAGCGGAAAGCTTTCAGAATGAAGATACGGTCATTTATCCTATTTAAATTTTTGAGAAAAATGTTGAAAAACTGAGATTTTTGCTTCTAATCGGAAATAATTCTTGATAATTCCCTCTAATCGGTTTTAATCACCAATATTCATGATTTGAAAATGTACCTTTATTTGTTATAATTAGTTTAGTAAAAACGTTTCCATAAGGAAAAAAACACTCAAAAGGGGGTATCAAGATGAAAAAAGGCTTAATTTTAACTTTGGTAATGTTGGTAGGAGTACTTTCGCTATTTTCACAAACGTTAACCGTGTGGTCTTCTGAAAAACAGGTCGATTTCATAAAAAGGATCGGTCAGGAGTTTACCAGGGATACTGGAATAAATGTTGATGTCCAAATGGTTACTTTCGGTGATATCAAGTCAAAATTCCTAACTGCAGCACAGGCAGGGGAAGGTCCAGATATAATAGTTGGAGCTCACGACTGGGTTGGTGAATTAGCATTAAATGGTTTAATTGAACCTATTCCAAAATCTGCTATCGAACTTGACAAATTTGTTCCAGCCGCAATTCAGGCATTCACCTATGAAGGTAAGTTGTATGGATTGCCTTACTCCACGGAAGCCGTTGGTTTATTCTATAACCGTGATTATGTAAGCGATGAAGAAGTTCCAACAAGTATAGACGAGCTAAAGGCATTAGCAAAAGAGTTTACCACGGATGAAACGGTTGGATTCGCTGTTACTGCAAACGATTTTTATCATGTTTATGGTTTCTTTAGTGGATACGGTGCATATGTTTTTGATTACGATCCTCAAACTGGTTACGATATAACCGACATCGGATTGAACAATGAAGGAGCGATACAAGCGGGATATCTTTTGAAGAGCTTCTTCGACGAAGGTATAATGCCACAAGGTATGAACTACAATATTATGGATTCTATGTTCATGGATGGTTTGGCGGCTATGATAATAAACGGTCCATGGGCTGTAAAAGCATACTTAGATGCGGGTGTGGATTTTGGCGTAGTTCCACTAACAAGCATAGAGGTTGAGCCAGGTAAAACGATGAAACCGTTTGTTGGTGTACAAGGTTTGATGATCAATTCTAGGTCAGAAAACAAGGCATTCGCTATGGAATTCATTATTAATTACTTAGCAACAGCTGAAGGAATATATCAATTCTATATCTCTGACCCAAGGTTACCGTCAAGAGTTGATGTTTCTCAGATAATTGAGGAACAAGGTGGACCGGTTCCTGCTGAGATAGTTGATGCCTTCACTGAAAGTGCTGCAGGTGGAGAACCAATGCCTAACATACCTGCAATGCAATCTGTATGGCAACCTATGAATGATGCTCTTAACAATATTATAAACGGGACACAAACACCAGAAGATGCTCTAAACGATGCCGTATCAAAGATAAAAGCAGCTTTGTAATTTTAAATTATTGATCTTTTAAGATTAAAAGGTATCAAATTTTTTAACCAACAAAAAGGGGAGGTTATCCCCTCTCCTTTTTTTTAAAGTAAAAATTTATGGGAGGGCAGCTCATGAATAAGTTCACTACGTTTTTAATATGGATATTCATTGGGGTGATGAATGCACTTCTTGTATGGGCGATACTTCTTTTATTCATACTTGCCAACTATGGATTAGGTGTAGTTATAAGTATTTTTCTTGTTTTGACCGATTGGGCGATTTTTTCTAAAAAAGCTTACCCATACAGATATACGTTACCTGCTTTGTTTTTTCTCTTCGTTTTAACTATATATCCAATTTATTATACGATAGATACCTCATTCACTAATTACGGTACGGGACATTTATTCACTAGAACAAACGCTATAGATACTCTCCTCACAGATCCCACGTACTACTTTGAACCAGAAGATCCTAAAGCCTATGATTTCAAAGTATTTGTAAGATACGATGAGCAATACAAACCAACCGAAGACTTCTTATTACTTTTATATGACGATAAAAATATGTATTTATCCGAAAAACCCGTAACTTTAGAGTACGATTCAAGAGGTAACCTAATATACGCAGAATCTGAATTGTTCCCAGTCGAAAACGACGAAGTAAACATAAACGATACAACTTACACATTAATACGCCCTACTGAGAGTTTAGGAACCACTGGTAGTGATTCTATAATAGCCATTGAGAAAAACGGAGGAATCAGATACGCGTATTTTTATTCTCCGGTTGATCCACTTACCTCTACAAATTCAGCATTTTACAACTCTGTGTTGAGACAAAATTATTTAAAATCTTTAAATTTGGTATTGCAAGATCAAAACTTTCGTCTCTCTAGTTCAACAATATTCAAAAAGTTCTCAGAAGCCTATAGAGTTTACGATACATCGGTGAAGGTTATAGTTGATGGAGAAAGAGAGATATACAAAACAGTTGTGGTGAACACGCTAACTAACAAAGAATTGGTTGAAAGAGACTCAGCCTTTTGGGATTACAATGAGAATGGAGAATTGTACAGATTAATAGGATACAAAGACTATATAGGTGGGGAAAACTTTGCAAAAATAATAACCGATCCACGAATTTCTGGACCTTTTTTTAAAATTTTTGGATGGACTTTTGCCTACGCAGGTTTAAGTGTTCTTCTCACTTTCGTAGTCGGACTCGCATTCGCCCTAGTGCTAAACGATGCAAACCTTAAAGGAAAGGTAGTGTACCGAACTTTACTGATAATCCCTTGGGCGATACCTGCCTTTATTTCGGTTTTGGTTTGGAGAAATGGGTTTTTTAATGAAACGTACGGGATCATCAACAGATTCATACTGGGAAACTTAGGGATAGAACCCGTAAAATGGTTGAACGATCCATTTTGGGCAAAAGTGGCAATATTGATAACGAATACATGGCTGGGATTTCCTTACATGATGACTATAAGTCTTGGTGCTTTACAAAGTATTCCAGGTGAACTATACGAAGCAGCTGTTATAGATGGAGCGACCAGATGGAAACAGTTCAGGCAGATAACGTTACCGCTTTTGATGGTAGCTGTTGCTCCATTACTGGTTATGAGTTTTGCCTTCAATTTTAACAATTTTACATTAATCTATCTACTTACAGGCGGTGGACCAGCAATGGCGGGAACTAACACCCCTGCAGGTTCAACAGACATTTTGATCTCATATGTGTATAAACTAGCTTTTGAAGGTTCACAAGGTCAAGATTTTGGTTTCGCTTCCGCTATTTCGATGATCATATTTGCAATAATAGCAGTGTTTAGCTACTTTAACTTTAGATTCTCGGGTTCTTTTGAAGAGGTGAGTAGATAATGGCTATGATCGAAAAGAAAAATTACACTTTAAGGCATATAATACTAATAATCTGTATCGTTGTAATACTCTTTCCTCTTGTATGGTTGATCTCTACATCTATAAGAAGAGATAACGCTGCCTTTTCACCAAAACTGTTTTCGAACAGATTGACTGTAAATAATTATAAAGATTTAATACTTCAAACTCCAAATGTACCGGAGTTAATAAACGAACTCAATTCTCTAAGTTCGTACATCGGAGAATACAGCGGATTATCTACATCAGAAGCACAGAACAAAGCAACGAAGTTTTTAACCAGTTTGGAAGAATATTTTGCCGAAACCCAAAACAACTTCGAAGATTTGGAAAATTCGTATGATGAGATATTCACAATTTATGAAACTCAGTATAAAGATCAGTTTTATAACGATATCAACAAAATAAGGAATGAAGATTATCAAACCTTCCAAGAAGAGTTAACCACAATATTAAGTCTATCCCAAAGCATGGGTATAAACGTTGACACTACACAATTGCAAACATTGTTAGGTGAGTATTTTACTCAGAGAAAAGAAATAATAACTAACTTGGAAAATAGTTCTTTGAATAAAGATAGTGAATACTATATAGAAACAGTAAATACGATACTACAAATACCACTGAAAACTTCTGCCTGGAAGGTAAGGACGTACAGGAGATGGGTGAAGGAAGAGCCCGAAGCAGGAAGGTTTGAGGAAAGCATTTTATCGTTGTCTGAAAGATGGGATTCAATTGAAACAGAAATAGAAAATATCCAAAATAGTATTCAAATACAGTCTAACGAATTATACGGTGAGTCAATAAGTCAAGTATCTCAATTAGAAGCAGAATTGAACGATATAAACTCACAAATATCCCAAATTACTTCACAACAGGCCCTTTTAGAAGGGCAAAACAGTGAAATATACAACAGCCTATCTGCCCTTTTTGATATATTCATAGTCGAAAAAGAACGATTATATGCTGCCTATAACATATTAAGTGGACAAGACCTTACGAATGTAGAAGGAAAGACACCGTTATTTGGGGAAGATAAATCTTTTTACGATAACGTTCAAAAATTTTCCCAGATTCTTCCTCTTGCTTTAGAGGATTTAAATTCTATAGAGATGTTCATAGAAAATGGATTTGTAGAAACGCTCGAGCTTTTTACTGAAGTCTATCAATTTTTAAACGATAACTTTACAAAAATATACGCCATAAAAGATTCAACATCAATTTTACCGAGCTATCAAGCGGCAAAAAGCTCAACTTTAAAACTTTCTGAAAACATAGATGAATTGCTACCATTAACATCACAATACAGTTCAAATACTCAGCAATTAGCTCAATACAGTGCTCAGTTAAATACTTTAAGAGAACAAAAGAATGAAATTCAAAACACGCTTACACAGATCAAACAAGAAAATGAAGAAATCTTAAGTAACTTAGAAAAGATACAAAACCTTCCTTTTTTGTTAGTTTATATGGAAAGTGCCAATCAAGAAATAACTAACAACTTTGAATCAGTGAACTATGCATCTTTTATGAGTTCTAATTATTATCCGTATTTTACGCCCGATCGTGACAGATACGTATTAATGAATTGGTATAACAATCTGTTGGAATCAAAACAAAGATTCGATCAGGGAAGAGAAAAGTTAACGGTTATCCAAAATCAAATGGAAGAAAACCTTAATATATTCAATACCAATCTCAGTGAATATCTCACTTTGAATCAAGGCGGTAACGTGACTACTATTGAACCACTTTCTGAGATTGAAACACTATATAATACACAATACGGGAAAGCTTCAGCCGATATAGCCCGCGCCTCAAGGATAGTTAGCGATCTATCAAATTACACAGATTACTCAGAGTTAAAGTCAAAACTTAGGAGTATTGATAAAGATCTTTACTTGTTGCAAGAAGACTGGTCGGCAAAAGTAAGAAAACCTTTCATGCGTTGGCTTCTAAATTCCATAATCGTAGCTGGTATAACCTCAGTATTGACGGTTCTAATAACGTCGGTTGCGGCCTATCCGTTCTCAAGGATGAGATTTGTAGGAAGAAAGCAAGGATTATTCTTCTTGATGATAATTCAGATGTTCCCAGGAGTAATGTTTATGATTGCAATTTACGGCATATTGAAATTTATGGGAGATTACTTTGGAGTATTTGGTTTGGATTCCTTGGATGGATTGATCTTTGCATACATGGGAGGAATCGCATACAACATGTGGTTGTTCAAAGGTTACTACGACACCATTCCAGACTCTTTGGAAGAATCTGCAATGATAGATGGCGCTACAAGGTTCCAAACCTTTTGGAGGATCGTTTTGCCTCTATCTTTACCAATAATAGCAGTTGTTATGATACTTACCTTCATGAACATATTCAACGAGTTTGTCATGGCAAGGATAGTATTACAAAGCGAAGCGAATTATACCTATGCCGTTGGATTACAAACATTCTCGACAGGACCTTACGAAACAGAGTGGGGATTGTTCACCGCAGCCTCGCTATTGGGTGCAGTCCCAATGATCATTCTATTTTTGTCTCTCCAAAAATGGATAATAGGAGGATTAACACAAGGTTCTGTGAAGGGTTAATCATTAAAGAAAAGGAGACATGTGGTTTACATGTCTCCTTTTTTTGTTTGCCATTCATTAGCAGCAGCTAAGTGGTGTAAGTCCTATAAATTATGTTGAACCGTATTTTAGCAGGATTGTTATTCCGCCTTAGTGTAGTTATAATAATAATCACCGGACATACTTGGATTGTGTATATAACCTTTTAACCAAGACCGATAGACTTTCAACTCCTGAGGTTGATGAAAGGGTAAAATAATTGCGTACTCATAGACAAACTCTTGAATGTCTATGTACATTTGCTCCCTTTTCACAGGATCAGATTCAAGAGAGGCATCCTCTATCATTTTATTCAATGATCTCCCACCAAACTCTGGCCTTGGTAAACTTGCAAATTCCGCATAATTATCGCCCCTCATTCCTCCGAGATTACCTTCACTGTGGTAAAATGGGGAAATAAAGTAATGTGGATCTGGAACACCGCCTCCCAGCCAACCTAAGGAATAAGCTGGAAGCATCCTATTCTCTCTTTCATCTAAGTAAGTTGGCCATTGAACTCCTCTAACTTCAACTTGGAATCTAGGATTCATCTTTGCTAGATTATCCCTTAATATTTCTCCAGCTACTCTCCTTACATCGTTTCCTATATTGTAAAGAATAGACATTTTGAAACCAGTTTGCCATAATCTACCATTATAAGCACGCTTGAAATAGTCTTCAGCCTTTTGAAGGTCAAATTCATATAACGGAAGAGTTTCATCAAAACCTAAAAATCCGCGAGGTAAAGCGGTAGGAACTCTTTGACCCAAACCGTTCAAAACTTCATTTATCATCCCTTCATAATCAAAGGCATGCGCAAAACCTAATCTTACATCCCGATCTGCAAAAAAGTCTGGTGGAATTCCGTTCCCATCCAATTGACCTGAACCAATGTATGGTGACTCAGGGTTAACTTGCCAGGTGAAGTCTAAATAGTCAATTTGATTTATAGGTAATCCCTCCAAAACTGTTATCCCTTCCATTTGTTTTACAACATCTAAATATTGAGCAGGAACATCAACTATATCAGCATCTCCCGCTTCAAGCATAGCTCTTCTTGTTGACCATTCGTCTATACCTTGAATAACTACTCTTCTTATTGGGGCTGGACCTCTCCAGTAATCATCGTTCCTTTCGAGTGTTACCCTTTGTTGAGCGTGGTCCCATTCTACCAATTTATACGGACCCGTTCCCATCGTATGGTCTGCGTAGGGAGATTGTTCTTTTCTCCAGCCATGGTATTTCCACCAGCCTTCTGCATTTCCATCCCATATGCCTAATTCTATGGAATATTCTTTGTCTAATATTGCGCCATTATAACCCCAGCTACTTGCTATCAGGTTTAAGAATGGAGCCCATGGTCTTACTAAATGGAAGTGAACTTCGTTACCGTGAACTTCTACTGCAGGATCTATCACATCGTAGTAAAAATTAGCCAAAGCTTCTTCATATTCAGGAGTTGTTGGATTCATATCATCATCAAATATAGTATCCCATGAAGCACCTACGTATTCTTCCACCAATGTTCTTATACTGGTAACACCAAACATAGCCTCAAACAACCTCCACATTGGCCCTCCAGGAGGATCGTATAACAGTCCCCTTTCAAAACTATATTCGACATCTTCAGGTGTTAAATCGTTACCGTTGTGGAACTTAACTCCTTCTCTTATTGGAAAGACATATGTTGTTCCACCATCTCTCAAATAACCATTTTCAACAGAAGGAACAACTGTTGAAAGCATAGGAACAAACTTAGATAAACTCTCACCATCGTATGCTATTAAGAAGTCATAAACATTAATAATAACTTCACTACTTGCACTGTCTTGAAGATGGTGGGGGTCCAAAGTATCTGGCTCGCCAATAGTAGCATCGAAGATCAAATCAGGATTCTTAACTTGAGTAAACGCAAAAATCCCCATCAAAGTAACCATAAGAACAATAAAAACTTTTTTCATACTTCTCCCTCCTAGTATAATGTATGTGGATACTTTTTTTCTAAACAAAATAAAGAAAAAATTTTCATGGTTTTTATTTTTGTGAATTAAATTTCATAAAAATATATCTTTTATATCATAAAAAAGAAATCATTTAGTAATCTTTTAAATTATACAACAAATAAAGTTATACTGCAACCATTTCAGACTAATTATAAAACAAAAAAGTCCTCTGATTTGTACAATCAGAGGACACGATTTTTGAGATAGCCAAAAAGTATAATATAAACCAGAATTTGCTGTGGAAGGTTTTTGAAGTCCGGCGTTCATAAGGAGAATTTTACTTTCCAAAGTCAAAGAAAGAAAATATTTTATAAAAATAAAGTCAACTTAATAAAGTCGGTATAACGTATATATCTAAATCAATATCTAAAAGCACTTTTGCCAATAAATTCTCTTATTATTGAAGTTTTGGGTATTTCATCGAGTTCTGTGATGGGAAGAAAGTAATCCAAAAATCTCAGTAACCTTTTAGCTTCTGTATATTCAGGATGAGAGTTATCAATAGGGAGTAATAAAGGCTCGGCAAATAACTTCAAAACCGACAGCTCATAAACTAGGTGTGAATTGAACATAATGTCTGCTTCATCTTGGAAAGGAAATATGTTCTTATGTTCACCTTTTACAACCGAAGGCCAAATTTTTAACGTATCTTCGGCGGAATAACCTCTAAAGTAATAATCCCTCACTAACCTTCTTATAAGTCTAGTATCCGTTGTAGGAATTCTATCCATACTGTCTAAATTCATTTGAGTTAAAGAACTAACATAGATTTTGAACTTTTGTTCTTTTGAAATAGAAGCGGTTAACAGTTCGTTTAAACCATGGATCCCTTCTATAATAATAGGTTGATTTTCTTTTATTTTCAAAGTTTCATCTCGCCAAAATCTTTTACCAGTTTTGAAGTCAAATTTTGGGAGAGTGACTTCTTTTCCCTTTATCAGATCAACCATTGTGTTATTAAACAATTCTAAGTCTAACGCATTTATGCTTTCAAAGTCGTAATTACCGTTTTCATCCCGCGGTGTCTTCTCTCTTTCTAAGAAAAAGTCATCCAAAGATATTGGAACAGGTCTTAACCCATGCACTTTAAGATGTAATGCGATTCTTTTGGCACTTGTGGTTTTCCCAGAAGAAGAAGGTCCAGCTATCGTTATCAATCTTATATTTTTTCTATTTACTATTTCATCAGCTATCTGTGTATATTTTTTTTCGTGTAAAACTTCTGCTACCCTAATGATATCTCTTACTCTTTCGGCACCTTGAGAGATTATGGAGTTTAATTCTCCAACAGTTTTTATTTCCATAATATCTAACCAATTTTTGTATTCTTCGAAAGTTGCAAATAACTTTGGTGAATAACTATAATCTGGAACATCGTTGGGGAAACGATTTGTTGGATGAATTATGACGAACCCCTTTTCTACCTTTTTTAATTTGAATTTATTGACGTACCCTGTTGAATAAGGAAGATATCCATAAAAATAGTTAAAATATTTACCAGCATAATATATATTAACGGTACTTTTCTTTCGGTATTTGAAAAGTAAGGCTTTATCTTCTTCTCCTATCTCCTTAAACATTTTTATAGCATCGAATTTATCGATGGTTTTCTTTTCAAATACTATGTTTTTTTCAACGATCTCTCTCATCTTATTTTCGAGTAACATTAAATAGTCTTCCGATGGTTCACCAGATTTAAATTCGCAATACATGGCATCGTTGAGAGTGTTATTTACATAGAACTTATCTTCTGGATTGATTTCTTTCAGTGCAATGTACAAAACAAAGAAAAGCCCTCGCCTATAAATACGCACACCATCTGGCGTTGTAATATCGCAAAATTGTATACTTCCACTTTTAGGCACTCTGCTGAACAATTCCTTAATGTCATTGTTGAATTTTACGTATAAAACCTTTTTCCCGGTAGATTTCTCGAATTCTTTTGCTATGTCAATGAATTTGGTGTCTTTATCTGCATAGTATACGTGTCCGGATTCAACATCTGTCAGTTGAAAATTCATATTGATTTTCTCCTTTCAGAAAATGAAACCCGGGCTTAACCCGGGTTTTGGAGCGGATAATGGGATTCGAACCCACGACCC
This genomic window contains:
- a CDS encoding UPF0175 family protein, producing the protein MKTISINLPDFIDLNEKEIKLLIATKLYEEGKLSLGEAAQLSELSKRAFIEILGRFDNSLFNYNDEELRNDVKNA
- a CDS encoding sugar ABC transporter substrate-binding protein, with translation MKKGLILTLVMLVGVLSLFSQTLTVWSSEKQVDFIKRIGQEFTRDTGINVDVQMVTFGDIKSKFLTAAQAGEGPDIIVGAHDWVGELALNGLIEPIPKSAIELDKFVPAAIQAFTYEGKLYGLPYSTEAVGLFYNRDYVSDEEVPTSIDELKALAKEFTTDETVGFAVTANDFYHVYGFFSGYGAYVFDYDPQTGYDITDIGLNNEGAIQAGYLLKSFFDEGIMPQGMNYNIMDSMFMDGLAAMIINGPWAVKAYLDAGVDFGVVPLTSIEVEPGKTMKPFVGVQGLMINSRSENKAFAMEFIINYLATAEGIYQFYISDPRLPSRVDVSQIIEEQGGPVPAEIVDAFTESAAGGEPMPNIPAMQSVWQPMNDALNNIINGTQTPEDALNDAVSKIKAAL
- a CDS encoding pyruvate carboxylase subunit B is translated as MNKKPYIVDTTLRDGQQSLIATRLKMEDFEDQLIDFDQVGYYAMEVWGGATYDSCIRYLNEDPWERLKTIKEKLKNTKIQMLLRGQNLVGYRNYADDVVELFVNKVADYNMDIIRVFDALNDIRNLEKSIEVAKKRNIHVQGAISYTVSPVHNLEYYLNYTKELVERGVDSIVIKDMAGLLKPKDAYDLVKEIKKKFNILVDIHSHATTGLASMAYFAGVEAGADIIDLALSPFANGTSEPALEPFVYTYDLDLNTKIIMKLVEHFWNVRSKYSEYDVKMESIDARILNAQIPGGMLSNLISQLKSQKAEDKLNDVLQEVPRVRKDLGYPPLVTPTSQIVGVQAVLNVLTGKRYSMITNEVKNYLKGLYGKSPAPVDEELYKLALGNEKPIDHRPADDLEPELEKAKKEIGILAQSEEDLLTYVLFKEVGKKFLKNKYVRSLNIDLNLAESFQNEDTVIYPI
- a CDS encoding ABC transporter permease subunit produces the protein MNKFTTFLIWIFIGVMNALLVWAILLLFILANYGLGVVISIFLVLTDWAIFSKKAYPYRYTLPALFFLFVLTIYPIYYTIDTSFTNYGTGHLFTRTNAIDTLLTDPTYYFEPEDPKAYDFKVFVRYDEQYKPTEDFLLLLYDDKNMYLSEKPVTLEYDSRGNLIYAESELFPVENDEVNINDTTYTLIRPTESLGTTGSDSIIAIEKNGGIRYAYFYSPVDPLTSTNSAFYNSVLRQNYLKSLNLVLQDQNFRLSSSTIFKKFSEAYRVYDTSVKVIVDGEREIYKTVVVNTLTNKELVERDSAFWDYNENGELYRLIGYKDYIGGENFAKIITDPRISGPFFKIFGWTFAYAGLSVLLTFVVGLAFALVLNDANLKGKVVYRTLLIIPWAIPAFISVLVWRNGFFNETYGIINRFILGNLGIEPVKWLNDPFWAKVAILITNTWLGFPYMMTISLGALQSIPGELYEAAVIDGATRWKQFRQITLPLLMVAVAPLLVMSFAFNFNNFTLIYLLTGGGPAMAGTNTPAGSTDILISYVYKLAFEGSQGQDFGFASAISMIIFAIIAVFSYFNFRFSGSFEEVSR